One window from the genome of Saccharicrinis carchari encodes:
- a CDS encoding TonB-dependent receptor, whose product MATSRIIKVFIVTILVFTGVPDMAYSQSILNRYITLDKKTGSTSDLLKEIETHTHIAFSYSNKVCISDSLQLSASHNTIQGFLHDIFADCAIQLIEKKNKIIILPGEVESPKIHVISGFVKNISNGEVLIGSAVYDALLWKGTTTNNFGFYSLSLAAGEVVLNCSFVGYHPVQKLIDLKSDTTINFNLLYNTHLKEVPVIGRMSQESINTTRTSTINVPIEQIQKFPSFLGEVDVIKTLQLLPGINSGNEGVGGLFVRGGSVDQNLYLLDDVPVYNISHLFGFFSVFNADALNNITVTKGGFPARYGGRLSSVIDIRMKDGNNSKLKGTVSIGMMSSKLALDGPLYKDKTTFSLSLRRSYFDVFAMPIQSQSNTRTAFYFYDTNAKISHRLSDKSKLYLSFYGGRDKFYSKYNYAQVRNPKQPSDGKEMLKVNDQSYSGWGNVVGSLRWNRIYSEKLFSNISLSFSNYKYFVGYEEHVILPEQWSYFEQKYRTGISDAMSKANFDYFMNPNHHVRFGASYTQHMFNPGVDLLRRTQNTTTVLDSTFGDKNVYGHEMFLYLEDDFKLSERLKMNLGVHLSLYHTKNKTYNSFQPRLSARLLLAPTIALKAAYSKMTQYMHLLGSSSVSLPTDLWVPVTDQIKPQHTDQYALGLKWQFRPGFDFSVEGYYKHYYNLLASVNNRSNISSKPYGIEEMTYGAGYSKGLEFLIHKKTGDLTGWLGYSLSKSRQKFSALNQGREFPSSNDRAHSIGVFSNYRFNKRVDLGLTWSFGTGSTVTLPSQKFFIPDLPTQGTTINNNYAEYVGEINNYRMPKFHRLDVGVNFKKENKLGERTWSVGLYNAYGNQNAFSVYFSSDVDENTGQVSRKLKQLSIFPVPLPYIRYTLRF is encoded by the coding sequence ATGGCTACATCCCGAATAATAAAGGTATTTATAGTTACGATCCTGGTTTTTACCGGGGTACCGGATATGGCTTATTCCCAATCCATACTGAACAGATATATTACCCTGGATAAAAAAACAGGTTCCACATCCGATTTATTAAAGGAAATTGAAACACACACTCATATTGCCTTCAGTTACAGTAATAAAGTATGCATCTCCGATTCCCTTCAACTATCTGCCTCGCATAATACAATTCAGGGTTTTCTACACGATATTTTTGCCGATTGTGCTATCCAACTCATCGAAAAGAAAAATAAAATAATCATCCTACCTGGGGAGGTGGAATCGCCAAAAATACATGTAATCAGTGGCTTTGTAAAAAATATTTCCAATGGCGAGGTACTTATCGGCTCGGCCGTTTACGATGCGCTGCTATGGAAAGGTACGACCACCAATAATTTTGGTTTTTATAGTCTGTCGCTTGCTGCCGGCGAAGTAGTGCTCAACTGCTCCTTTGTAGGTTATCATCCTGTACAAAAGTTAATTGACCTAAAAAGCGACACCACCATCAACTTTAACCTTTTATATAACACCCACTTAAAGGAGGTACCGGTTATTGGCCGCATGTCGCAGGAGAGTATAAACACAACCCGTACGAGTACGATAAACGTTCCCATTGAGCAAATACAAAAATTCCCTTCTTTTTTGGGCGAGGTGGATGTGATAAAAACACTTCAGCTTTTACCCGGTATAAACAGCGGCAACGAAGGCGTGGGTGGTTTATTTGTGCGTGGGGGTAGCGTAGATCAAAATTTATATTTACTGGATGATGTGCCCGTTTACAATATATCCCATTTATTTGGCTTCTTTTCGGTGTTTAATGCCGATGCACTCAACAATATCACCGTTACCAAAGGCGGATTTCCGGCCCGTTATGGTGGCCGTTTGAGTTCGGTAATAGATATTCGGATGAAAGATGGCAACAACAGCAAGTTAAAAGGCACGGTAAGTATAGGCATGATGTCGTCGAAGCTTGCCCTTGACGGGCCTTTGTACAAGGATAAAACAACTTTTAGTTTATCGTTACGCCGTTCCTACTTCGATGTGTTTGCCATGCCCATACAATCGCAGAGCAATACGCGTACGGCTTTTTACTTTTATGATACCAATGCAAAAATATCGCACAGGCTATCGGATAAAAGCAAACTATATTTGAGTTTTTATGGTGGTCGCGATAAATTTTACTCTAAATACAACTACGCGCAAGTTCGCAACCCCAAACAGCCCAGCGATGGTAAAGAGATGCTTAAGGTAAACGACCAAAGCTATTCAGGATGGGGTAATGTAGTAGGGTCGCTTCGTTGGAACCGTATCTACAGCGAGAAACTGTTCTCAAATATTTCTTTATCGTTTAGCAACTATAAATATTTTGTGGGATACGAGGAGCACGTTATCCTTCCCGAACAGTGGAGTTATTTTGAACAAAAGTACCGTACGGGTATTTCGGATGCTATGAGTAAAGCTAACTTTGATTATTTTATGAACCCAAATCATCATGTGCGTTTTGGAGCCTCCTACACCCAGCACATGTTTAATCCCGGTGTGGACCTCCTCCGCAGAACACAAAACACCACCACCGTATTAGACTCTACCTTTGGAGATAAAAACGTGTATGGACACGAGATGTTTTTATATCTGGAAGATGATTTTAAGCTAAGTGAACGTTTAAAAATGAATCTTGGAGTGCACCTTTCGCTGTACCATACAAAAAATAAAACTTACAACTCATTTCAGCCGCGTCTGTCCGCACGTTTGCTCTTGGCTCCCACTATTGCACTAAAAGCCGCCTACTCCAAAATGACCCAATACATGCACTTATTGGGTTCGTCTTCGGTTTCGTTGCCAACCGACCTTTGGGTACCGGTAACCGACCAAATAAAACCGCAACATACCGATCAATACGCACTGGGGCTTAAGTGGCAGTTCAGGCCGGGTTTCGACTTTTCCGTAGAGGGATATTATAAGCACTATTACAATCTTTTGGCATCGGTAAACAACCGCTCAAATATCAGCAGTAAACCGTACGGAATAGAGGAGATGACCTATGGAGCGGGCTACTCCAAAGGACTAGAGTTTTTGATTCATAAAAAAACCGGCGACCTGACCGGTTGGCTTGGCTATTCTTTATCCAAATCGCGACAGAAATTTAGTGCGCTGAATCAAGGGAGGGAATTTCCTTCCTCAAACGACAGGGCACACAGCATAGGTGTTTTTAGTAATTATAGATTTAACAAACGAGTTGACTTGGGGCTTACCTGGTCGTTTGGTACAGGCAGCACGGTAACACTTCCGTCGCAAAAATTCTTTATCCCCGACTTACCCACACAAGGCACAACAATAAACAACAATTATGCAGAATATGTTGGTGAGATAAACAATTACCGAATGCCCAAATTTCACAGATTAGATGTAGGAGTTAATTTTAAAAAGGAAAATAAACTAGGCGAACGTACATGGAGCGTAGGATTGTATAATGCCTATGGTAACCAAAATGCCTTCTCGGTATATTTCTCAAGCGATGTAGATGAAAACACAGGTCAGGTAAGCCGGAAATTAAAGCAATTGAGTATTTTTCCTGTACCGTTGCCGTATATTAGATATACCTTACGATTTTAA